Proteins from one Bombus pyrosoma isolate SC7728 linkage group LG16, ASM1482585v1, whole genome shotgun sequence genomic window:
- the LOC122576540 gene encoding cyclin-G-associated kinase has product MSDYLRSALGYLNGATNTNEYVGQILEINNVKLRVTRLLAEGGWALVFAVEDINTGKEYALKRLIAVDEDANRSIMQEIEILKRLSGHPNIIQYLYAQRFEREDRQGYEYLLVTELCPGGTVADTLRNLSTNSLTLAQICKIAYQATRAVHHMHSQQPEPLVHRDIKLENFLIGSDGLIKLCDFGSTSNQQILPNPSWNAQKRATLEDQMAKYTTPMYRAPEMMDTWNNEPIGPPVDCWALGCIIYSLITLRHPFPEGNKLAIVNGKYTSLPPNPRLACLHDIVKGCLDVSPIRRLTTSMILERLAAIAESNNFDPREPPKVEVSVKTPPPPRPTQPPSTPTPPPRPSPPVNVPPPKSTPATQTAVAKIPVAQPTGLFSSLKGGAGSILRNLKDTSSKVMYSMQQSMARTELDASYLTSRILIMPYPADGIESAYRANHVEDVRAFLQARHPPPARIQLYNLSRGRPNVSRLPGRHIDCSFAYASSDSNAPLLSALYQICQDIYRYLNADFNHIVVLYCSDGFRASATIACTLLIYARAFSTPEEAIAMFITRRQPPQLQPSELRCINYMSLLSTGVQPHTKPLALCSLVIKPVPLFTRAKDGCRPYVDIYSNGALVFSTKRPEYEDIKLFGMMKGKVQLALGNATVRGDVTLVIFHARQQLGRMIGIKIASVHFHTGYIPLSESALTFKKKDLDDVPEIGGNFSVILNIMMAEENPKMARVPAPWEAEISSKLEPDPLFGSTLEMEETLESFRISKPEEIQREVTTSQPVEAQSNVNVQQEVPQQPVEDIEEQIKEEIKLQEADLLNLGMPDTSTLNNTVQATVNPGLDIFSNSSNLTSQKESDLLGGFGDFIQQETKNTVPTITDPVQNDLLFGHDQPTTRNDNANNNLNNLFFNHRPPTTKQNLNDLFDPLGGNTANLLGSMQGSKPNNTKPLTEENFPRNSSVPNFAAQNKDPFASLASSLGAGLTSSWNGTPRNSNTPQSASPAPASTPIHSSPNTHRNASNETNTAAAAADSGATGNKTSKSSGDAFEDLLGSQGYNFFSSRKAEKDSPKTINQMRKVEAAKNMDPDRLKIAEWTEGKKGNLRALLCSLHTVLWPEADRWQRCEMHQLVSAADVKKAYRKACLAVHPDKQAGTANENIAKLIFMELNNAWSTFENDASQQNLFS; this is encoded by the exons atgTCAGATTATTTAAGATCCGCTTTGGGATACTTGAACGGAGCCACAAATACCAATGAATACGTCGGACAAATACTAGAAATCAACAATGTGAAATTACGTGTGACCAGACTACTCGCCGAGG GTGGTTGGGCTTTGGTATTTGCAGTTGAAGACATAAATACAGGGAAAGAGTATGCACTTAAG AGGCTTATAGCAGTTGATGAAGATGCTAACAGAAGTATTATGCAGGAGATAGAGATTTTGAAAAGACTATCTGGCCACCCAAATATAATCCAGTATCTGTATGCTCAGCGTTTCGAACGCGAGGATCGTCAAGGATACGAGTATTTATTAGTAACGGAATTATGTCCTGGAGGTACAGTCGCAGATACGCTCAGAAATTTATCGACGAATTCTCTGACTCTCGCTCAGATCTGTAAAATAGCCTACCAGGCTACAAGGGCTGTGCACCATATGCACAGTCAGCAACCTGAACCACTAGTACACAGGGACATTAAATTAGAGAATTTTCTAATCGGGAGCGATGGTCTGATCAAGCTATGCGATTTTGGTAGCACTTCTAATCAGCAAATCTTGCCAAATCCATCTTGGAATGCTCAAAAACGCGCCACCTTGGAGGATCAGATGGCGAAATATACTACACCCATGTATCGAGCTCCAGAGATGATGGATACATGGAACAATGAGCCTATTGGTCCTCCAGTTGATTGTTGGGCGCTTGGATGTATAATATACTCTCTAATAACACTAAGGCATCCATTTCCTGAAG GTAACAAGCTCGCAATAGTTAATGGCAAGTACACTTCACTTCCGCCTAATCCTCGTTTAGCTTGTTTACACGACATAGTAAAAGGATGTCTCGATGTATCTCCGATACGAAGGCTGACTACATCAATGATTTTGGAGCGGTTAGCAGCGATAGCCGAGTCAAACAACTTTGATCCTAGAGAACCCCCGAAAGTGGAAGTTTCAGTGAAGACTCCACCGCCTCCCAGACCTACTCAACCACCTAGCACACCCACTCCGCCACCGAGACCATCTCCTCCGGTAAACGTACCACCTCCAAAGTCTACTCCAGCGACTCAAACTGCAGTCGCCAAGATTCCCGTAGCTCAACCGACAGGCCTATTTAGCTCATTGAAAGGCGGTGCTGGCAGCATTTTGCGAAACTTGAAAGATACTTCGAGCAAAGTGATGTACTCTATGCAACAGAGCATGGCCAGAACTGAATTAGATGCCAGTTACTTAACGTCGCGTATATTAATCATGCCCTATCCAGCAGATGGAATAGAGTCTGCCTATAGAGCTAACCACGTGGAGGATGTAAGAGCATTTTTACAAGCTCGACATCCTCCGCCAGCTCGTAtacaattgtataatttatctcGGGGTCGACCAAACGTGTCTAGACTTCCTGGTAGACATATCGACTGTTCTTTCGCCTATGCTTCCTCGGATTCTAATGCCCCGCTGTTGTCAGCCCTCTATCAGATATGTCaggatatttatcgatacctGAACGCCGATTTTAATCACATCGTAGTGTTGTATTGCAGT GATGGATTTAGAGCCAGCGCCACGATCGCGTGTACTTTACTAATATACGCTAGAGCATTCTCTACACCTGAAGAAGCCATAGCGATGTTCATAACAAGGCGACAGCCTCCCCAGCTGCAACCTTCGGAATTACGCTGTATTAACTATATGAGTTTGCTGAGTACCGGTGTACAGCCTCATACAAAGCCTCTAGCCCTTTGTTCCTTAGTAATTAAACCTGTTCCACTATTTACTAGGGCAAAAGATGGTTGTAGACCTTATGTCGATATTTATAGCAACGGAGCTTTAGTATTTTCCACTAAGCGACCAGAATACGAAGATATAAAACTGTTTGGAATGATGAAGGGAAAGGTTCAGTTGGCACTTGGCAATGCTACCGTTAGAGGAGATGTTACCTTAGTCATATTCCACGCCAGGCAGCAGCTGGGTCGTATGATAGGAATTAAAATTGCCTCTGTTCATTTTCATACTGGTTACATACCGCTTAGTGAATCTGCTTTAACGTTCAAGAAGAAGGATCTCGATGATGTGCCTGAAATAGGCGGGAATTTCAGTGTTATTTTGAATATCATGATGGCTGAGGAGAATCCAAAGATGGCAAGAGTTCCAGCTCCTTGGGAAGCGGAAATATCCTCGAAATTGGAACCAGACCCATTATTCGGATCTACTTtggaaatggaagaaacttTAGAGAGCTTTAGAATCTCTAAGCCAGAAGAG ATTCAGAGAGAAGTAACGACTTCGCAACCAGTCGAAGCACAAAGCAACGTTAATGTACAACAAGAAGTACCTCAACAGCCAGTAGAGGACATAGAAGagcaaataaaagaagaaatcaagTTACAAGAAGCAGATTTATTGAACCTAGGAATGCCAGACACCAGTACCTTGAATAATACTGTGCAGGCTACAGTGAACCCGGgattagatattttttctaaCTCGTCAAATTTAACTAGTCAAAAAGAAAGTGATCTCTTAGGAGGTTTCGGTGATTTTATTCaacaagaaacgaaaaacaCCGTGCCCACTATTACCGATCCTGTCCAAAACGATCTACTCTTTGGACACGATCAGCCTACTACTAGGAATGACaatgctaataataatttgaacaatttattctttaatcatAGACCGCCTACTACTAAACAAAACCTCAACGATTTATTTGATCCACTCGGTGGAAACACTGCGAATCTCTTAGGAAGTATGCAAGGTTCTAAACCGAATAACACGAAGCCTCTAACCGAGGAAAACTTTCCAAGAAATTCAAGCGTTCCGAACTTCGCAGCTCAAAACAAGGATCCCTTCGCGAGTCTTGCTAGCTCCCTGGGAGCTGGATTAACGTCTAGTTGGAATGGAACGCCGAGAAACTCTAATACTCCACAATCCGCTAGCCCCGCTCCTGCTAGCACACCAATACACTCTAGCCCCAATACCCACAGGAACGCATCTAACGAGACCAATaccgctgctgctgctgctgatAGCGGTGCAACAGGCAATAAAACAAGCAAATCGAGTGGAGATGCCTTCGAGGATCTATTGGGCAGTCAAGGCTACAATTTCTTCAGTTCGAGAAAAGCAGAGAAAGACAGCCCAAAGACAATAAATCAAATGAGAAAAGTAGAAGCTGCTAAGAATATGGATCCAGATAGATTGAAGATTGCCGAATGGacagaaggaaagaagggTAATTTAAGGGCCCTTCTTTGCTCGTTGCATACGGTTCTCTGGCCAGAAGCTGACAGATGGCAACGGTGCGAGATGCATCAGTTAGTTTCTGCCGCGGACGTGAAGAAAGCTTATAGGAAAGCTTGTTTGGCTGTGCATCCGGATAAG CAAGCAGGAACGGCTAACGAGAACATTGCAAAGTTAATTTTCATGGAACTGAACAATGCTTGGAGTACATTCGAAAACGATGCGTCGCAACAAAACCTATTTAGTTAA
- the LOC122576543 gene encoding ubiquitin-like modifier-activating enzyme atg7 isoform X1 — translation MAKYVKFTKLRSSTDSTFWAKFVELKIDKFKLDEKSVNLWGNYSLQSLNEDNTNPLVLDFTSFNEDLETLNNNSSVLCFGHMINTNTFEAFRQINPEQFIDSMGKDIINNIQDGTILQNPWKLSLFLVLAYSDLKKYKFYYWVAHPTLLKLPEMYYQESPQSINEEFTARQVEDLCQHFLQLDSRTKSYFTVLISKEGKLSIIDLATGVEIINAREKQSQEYSEIYFAFYDPCTTFNPGWPLRNLLCLLCWHCPIHYFSKNIKFISIRGNKAQKSIVFKLKTKEYENYKDIRDALFMSHLVGWESNSNDKLGPTIVNLSDTMDPTKLSDRAINLNLKLMKWRLAPDLDLEKICNLKCLLLGAGTLGCSVARVLLGWGVNNITFVDSSNVSHSNTVRQSLYSHQDAVKHKYKAYAAKDALLNIRPSINAEGVVLHIPMPGHVVGKSMLDSTKQSLEKLEELVEKSDVVFLLLDSREARWLPTVLCAAKNKIAINAALGFDSYTVQRHGTRNFTSPVSPDLDAKNPRGVDLGCYFCNDVTQPGNSQTDRTLDQQCTVSRPGLSQIAAGLAVELLVASLQHSQGIEAEALVGNSRDNISPSDTELVGLLGCIPHTIRGSLWNYDTQLTITHRFTSCTACSVPIIAEYKNRGLSFVLDACNIPNYLEKLSGLEQILKRPDLDELCYALDSISDDDDDDGNDVIP, via the exons ATGgcgaaatatgtaaaatttacaaaattgagGTCTTCTACGGACAGCACCTTCTGGGCAAAATTTGTGGAATTGAAGATTGACAAATTCAAACTTGATGAGAAAAGTGTCAATCTATGGGGAAATTACAGTCTCCAATCGTTAAACGAAGACAACACCAATCCATTGGTGTTGGATTTCACATCGTTCAATGA AGACTTGGagacattaaataataattcatcggTTCTCTGCTTTGGACATATGATTAATACAAATACTTTTGAAGCATTTCGTCAAATTAATCCTGAACAATTCATCGATTCCATGGGAAaggatattataaataatattcaagatGGAACAATATTGCAAAACCCATGGAAATTGTCATTATTTTTAGTCTTGGCTTAttcagatttaaaaaaatacaaattttattattgggTTGCACATCCCACTCTATTGAAATTGCCTGAAATGTATTATCAAGAATCTCCACAATCAATTAATGAAGAATTCACAGCCAGACAAGTAGAAGATTTGTgtcaacattttttacaattagatAGCAGGacaaaaagttattttacagttttaatatcaaaagaaGGTAAACTGAGTATTATTGACTTAGCAACAGgagtagaaataattaatgcaaGGGAAAAGCAATCAcaa GAATatagtgaaatatattttgcattttatgaCCCATGTACGACTTTCAATCCAGGTTGGCCTTTACGTAATCTTTTATGCCTTTTATGTTGGCATTGTCctatacattatttttcaaaaaacattaaattcaTATCCATACGAGGGAATAAAGCACAGAAAAGTATTGTTTTTAAACTTAAGACCAAAGAATACGAAAATTATAAGGACATAAGAGATGCTCTATTTATGAGTCATCTGGTGGGCTGGGAAAGCAACTCGAACGATAAATTGGGTCCCACCATAGTTAATTTATCTGATACAATGGATCCAAccaa ATTGTCAGACAGAGCTATCAATCTGAACTTGAAGCTAATGAAATGGCGTCTTGCTCCTGACCTAGATTTAGAAAAGATCTGTAATCTTAAGTGTCTTTTATTAGGCGCTGGAACCTTAGGTTGTTCAGTAGCAAGAGTTCTCCTAGGTTGGGGAGTTAATAACATAACTTTCGTCGATAGCTCCAACGTATCTCATAGCAACACAGTGCGACAAAGTTTGTACAGTCACCAGGATGCTGTGAAGCATAAGTATAAAGCATATGCAGCTAAGGACGCTCTATTGAACATCCGACCGAGCATA AATGCAGAAGGTGTAGTTTTACACATTCCAATGCCCGGGCATGTTGTTGGTAAAAGTATGCTGGATTCTACGAAGCAGTCCTtggaaaaattggaagaacTTGTCGAGAAGAGCGACGTTGTCTTTCTTCTATTGGATTCTCGAGAGGCCAGGTGGTTACCTACGGTTCTCTGCGCTGCTAAGAACAAGATTGCCATCAATGCAGCCTTGGGTTTTGATTCTTATACAGTACAGAGGCATGGTACTCGAAATTTCACTAGTCCAGTTTCACCAGACTTGGATGCTAAGAATCCCCGCGGTGTGGACCTCGGTTGCTATTTTTGTAACGATGTAACACAGCCTGGAAAT tCACAAACTGACAGAACATTGGATCAGCAATGCACAGTTAGCAGGCCGGGTTTATCACAGATTGCTGCAGGATTAGCAGTCGAGTTATTAGTAGCTTCATTGCAGCACTCTCAAGg AATCGAGGCAGAAGCGTTGGTGGGTAACAGCAGAGATAATATTAGCCCAAGCGATACAGAATTGGTAGGCTTGTTGGGATGTATACCACATACGATACGAGGTTCcctgtggaattacgatactCAGTTAACGATTACTCATAGATTTACATCGTGCACAGCTTGCTCTGTGCCTATTATCGCGGAATATAAAAATCGGGGTTTATCTTTTGTTTTGGACGCGTGTAATATACcgaattatttagaaaaattatcagGACTGGAGCAAATACTTAAAAGGCCCGATTTAGACGAG ctTTGTTACGCGTTGGATAGCATAagcgatgacgatgacgatgatggAAATGATGTGATACCTTAA
- the LOC122576543 gene encoding ubiquitin-like modifier-activating enzyme atg7 isoform X2, whose product MINTNTFEAFRQINPEQFIDSMGKDIINNIQDGTILQNPWKLSLFLVLAYSDLKKYKFYYWVAHPTLLKLPEMYYQESPQSINEEFTARQVEDLCQHFLQLDSRTKSYFTVLISKEGKLSIIDLATGVEIINAREKQSQEYSEIYFAFYDPCTTFNPGWPLRNLLCLLCWHCPIHYFSKNIKFISIRGNKAQKSIVFKLKTKEYENYKDIRDALFMSHLVGWESNSNDKLGPTIVNLSDTMDPTKLSDRAINLNLKLMKWRLAPDLDLEKICNLKCLLLGAGTLGCSVARVLLGWGVNNITFVDSSNVSHSNTVRQSLYSHQDAVKHKYKAYAAKDALLNIRPSINAEGVVLHIPMPGHVVGKSMLDSTKQSLEKLEELVEKSDVVFLLLDSREARWLPTVLCAAKNKIAINAALGFDSYTVQRHGTRNFTSPVSPDLDAKNPRGVDLGCYFCNDVTQPGNSQTDRTLDQQCTVSRPGLSQIAAGLAVELLVASLQHSQGIEAEALVGNSRDNISPSDTELVGLLGCIPHTIRGSLWNYDTQLTITHRFTSCTACSVPIIAEYKNRGLSFVLDACNIPNYLEKLSGLEQILKRPDLDELCYALDSISDDDDDDGNDVIP is encoded by the exons ATGATTAATACAAATACTTTTGAAGCATTTCGTCAAATTAATCCTGAACAATTCATCGATTCCATGGGAAaggatattataaataatattcaagatGGAACAATATTGCAAAACCCATGGAAATTGTCATTATTTTTAGTCTTGGCTTAttcagatttaaaaaaatacaaattttattattgggTTGCACATCCCACTCTATTGAAATTGCCTGAAATGTATTATCAAGAATCTCCACAATCAATTAATGAAGAATTCACAGCCAGACAAGTAGAAGATTTGTgtcaacattttttacaattagatAGCAGGacaaaaagttattttacagttttaatatcaaaagaaGGTAAACTGAGTATTATTGACTTAGCAACAGgagtagaaataattaatgcaaGGGAAAAGCAATCAcaa GAATatagtgaaatatattttgcattttatgaCCCATGTACGACTTTCAATCCAGGTTGGCCTTTACGTAATCTTTTATGCCTTTTATGTTGGCATTGTCctatacattatttttcaaaaaacattaaattcaTATCCATACGAGGGAATAAAGCACAGAAAAGTATTGTTTTTAAACTTAAGACCAAAGAATACGAAAATTATAAGGACATAAGAGATGCTCTATTTATGAGTCATCTGGTGGGCTGGGAAAGCAACTCGAACGATAAATTGGGTCCCACCATAGTTAATTTATCTGATACAATGGATCCAAccaa ATTGTCAGACAGAGCTATCAATCTGAACTTGAAGCTAATGAAATGGCGTCTTGCTCCTGACCTAGATTTAGAAAAGATCTGTAATCTTAAGTGTCTTTTATTAGGCGCTGGAACCTTAGGTTGTTCAGTAGCAAGAGTTCTCCTAGGTTGGGGAGTTAATAACATAACTTTCGTCGATAGCTCCAACGTATCTCATAGCAACACAGTGCGACAAAGTTTGTACAGTCACCAGGATGCTGTGAAGCATAAGTATAAAGCATATGCAGCTAAGGACGCTCTATTGAACATCCGACCGAGCATA AATGCAGAAGGTGTAGTTTTACACATTCCAATGCCCGGGCATGTTGTTGGTAAAAGTATGCTGGATTCTACGAAGCAGTCCTtggaaaaattggaagaacTTGTCGAGAAGAGCGACGTTGTCTTTCTTCTATTGGATTCTCGAGAGGCCAGGTGGTTACCTACGGTTCTCTGCGCTGCTAAGAACAAGATTGCCATCAATGCAGCCTTGGGTTTTGATTCTTATACAGTACAGAGGCATGGTACTCGAAATTTCACTAGTCCAGTTTCACCAGACTTGGATGCTAAGAATCCCCGCGGTGTGGACCTCGGTTGCTATTTTTGTAACGATGTAACACAGCCTGGAAAT tCACAAACTGACAGAACATTGGATCAGCAATGCACAGTTAGCAGGCCGGGTTTATCACAGATTGCTGCAGGATTAGCAGTCGAGTTATTAGTAGCTTCATTGCAGCACTCTCAAGg AATCGAGGCAGAAGCGTTGGTGGGTAACAGCAGAGATAATATTAGCCCAAGCGATACAGAATTGGTAGGCTTGTTGGGATGTATACCACATACGATACGAGGTTCcctgtggaattacgatactCAGTTAACGATTACTCATAGATTTACATCGTGCACAGCTTGCTCTGTGCCTATTATCGCGGAATATAAAAATCGGGGTTTATCTTTTGTTTTGGACGCGTGTAATATACcgaattatttagaaaaattatcagGACTGGAGCAAATACTTAAAAGGCCCGATTTAGACGAG ctTTGTTACGCGTTGGATAGCATAagcgatgacgatgacgatgatggAAATGATGTGATACCTTAA